Proteins encoded by one window of Arachis ipaensis cultivar K30076 chromosome B04, Araip1.1, whole genome shotgun sequence:
- the LOC107638886 gene encoding polygalacturonase At1g48100: MSVIHGVFILWITMIVLVLENVEGRHHSHKKGKKNQHPSPPYNAPPTVPSDPGNSPSDCNVFDVRSFGAAGDGCSDDTGAFREAWKAACEVESGVVLVPQHYIFMITSTIFSGPCKPGLVFQVDGTLMAPDGPENWPEEDKRNQWLVFYKLDQMILNGTGIIQGNGEQWWDLPCKPHRSPEGEPVSGPCDSPAMIRFFMSSNLMVAGLKIQNSPQFHVKFDGCEGVLINEVSLYSPKLSPNTDGIHLGNTRDVGIYNTIISNGDDCISIGPGCSNVEIEGVTCGPSHGISIGSLGVHNSQACVSNITVMNTKIRESDNGIRIKTWQGGTGSVTGLRFEKIEMENVRNCIIIDQYYCLSKGQGCLNQTSGVHVNDVSYRNIKGTYDVRTPPIHFACSDTVACTNITMSDVELMPHEGHLLDDPFCWNAYGVQETMTIPPLDCLREGQPDTLIELSQYECN, from the exons ATGAGTGTGATTCATGGGGTTTTCATTTTATGGATTACTATGATTGTTCTTGTTTTGGAAAATGTGGAAGGAAGACATCATTCTCACAAGAAGGGTAAGAAAAATCAACATCCTTCACCACCTTATAATGCTCCTCCTACAGTGCCCTCTGATCCCGGAAATTCGCCGTCCGATTGCAACGTTTTCGACGTAAGATCGTTCGGTGCAGCCGGAGATGGTTGCTCTGATGATACAGGTGCATTCAGGGAAGCATGGAAAGCAGCATGTGAAGTGGAATCAGGGGTTGTTCTGGTTCCACAACACTACATTTTCATGATCACCTCAACCATCTTTTCAGGTCCATGCAAACCAGGACTAGTGTTTCAA GTGGATGGAACTCTAATGGCACCAGATGGACCAGAAAACTGGCCTGAAGAAGATAAGCGCAATCAATGGCTTGTGTTCTACAAACTTGATCAAATGATTCTTAACGGGACAGGGATCATACAAGGCAATGGTGAACAATGGTGGGATCTACCTTGCAAACCTCACAGG AGTCCAGAAGGAGAGCCTGTGTCAGGACCATGTGATAGCCCAGCA ATGATAAGGTTCTTCATGAGCTCAAATTTGATGGTGGCTGGGCTGAAAATTCAGAACAGTCCTCAGTTCCATGTGAAATTTGATGGATGTGAAGGAGTGCTCATCAATGAAGTGTCCCTTTACTCACCTAAACTTAGCCCAAACACTGATGGGATCCACTTGGGAAACACAAGGGATGTTGGCATATATAACACCATCATAAGCAATG GTGATGATTGCATTTCAATTGGACCCGGTTGCTCAAATGTGGAAATAGAAGGTGTAACTTGTGGTCCTAGCCATGGCATAag CATTGGAAGCCTAGGTGTGCACAACTCGCAAGCATGTGTGTCAAACATAACAGTGATGAACACAAAGATAAGGGAATCAGACAATGGGATCAGGATCAAGACATGGCAAGGAGGAACAGGATCAGTGACAGGACTTAGATTTGAGAAGATAGAAATGGAGAATGTGAGAAACTGCATAATCATAGATCAATACTACTGCTTGTCAAAGGGGCAAGGATGTCTAAACCAAACCTCAGGTGTTCATGTGAATGACGTGTCATACAGGAACATAAAAGGAACCTATGATGTTAGAACCCCTCCAATACACTTTGCATGCAGTGACACAGTTGCTTGCACAAACATAACAATGTCCGATGTTGAACTCATGCCTCATGAGGGTCACTTGCTTGATGACCCTTTTTGTTGGAATGCTTATGGAGTTCAAGAAACCATGACTATTCCTCCCCTTGATTGCTTGAGAGAAGGTCAACCTGACACACTCATTGAGCTCTCACAATATGAATGTAATTAA